Within bacterium HR34, the genomic segment TTTGCTCTTTTCATATTTTTGTTTTAATAAATTACTGAAAAAATAAACTTTTCGGGCACAAAATTGTTTTCGTTGTCTAATGCTCCTGTAATTATGGCAGTTCCGCTGGTTGGTATATCTTTAAAAGAACGGAAAGGCGATTTTCCTTCTATACCTAATATAGCAATCTCACTTTGAGAACTAACTTTTAAATTAAGCGTTTTGCCAATTAATGGTGTATAATTACTATCCTCTACATCAATACTCAAATCTGCAAAAAACGGGTCAAATGAGTATAGGCCCTCTATCTTCACAGTTTCTGGTATCTGAACTTGTGAAGGAGTTGGAGAAGTTTGAGGTTGTTGAAGCGAGTTTAATAAACCAACAACTATAAAATATACTGTAACAATTGCTATTCCTATTATGGCTTCTTTATTATTTCTTAGAATCTTGTTTAGTTCCATTTATTTGACCTTTAGGTAATAATATATGATCTATTATACCATAATTTTTTGCTTCTTCGGGAGTCATATAAAAGTCGCGGTCAGTGTCTTTTTCAATTTTAGAAACCGGCTGGCCTGTGTGCTTTGCTAAGAGTTCGTTTATTTTTCTTTTTATTTTAAGAATCTGTTGTGCTGCTATTGCTATTTCTGTTGCCTGACCTCTTGCTCCTCCCAAAGGCTGATGAAGCATAATTTCAGAATTTGGCAAGGCAAATCTTTTTCCTTTTGCTCCACCCGCTAACAAAAATGCTGCTGCTGAAGCTGCCATACCAACGCAAACAGTTGAAACAGGCGCTTCTATAAATTGCATCGTGTCATAAATAGCAAGACCTGCTGTAGCCAAACCTCCAGGACTGTTAATATATAATTGAATATCTTTTTTAGGATCTCTTGAAGCCAAATACAAAAGCTGAGCAATAACAGAGTTTGCAACCATATCATCTATTGGACCTCCAAGAAAAATTATTCTTTCTTTTAAAAGCCTTGAATAAATATCATAAGCCCTTTCACCGTATTGAGTTTTTTCTATAACTGTTGGTATCAGGTACATAGTTTTTATATTAAATTATAAAATCATTCTGCATCTTTTGCAAGGCTTTCAAGAAAAATTAAAACTTTCTCCTGTAAAACTCTATCTTTTGCAAAAGATATAAGGGTTTGCTCGTCAAAATCTTTTTTTGCCTGTTCCACGCTTGCATATTTACTCAAAATACTCTCAATCTCTTTTTGGATTTCTTCTTGCGAAGCCTGAATATTTTCTTTGTCTGCAATCTCCGACAAAACTAAGTAATTTTTAATTGTTTTTTTAGCCATATCAAGAATTTCCTTTTCTATTTGCTCTTTTGTTTTATTAAACTTTTTCAAATAATCTTCTAAAGACATGTTGTTCTGCTCCAAAGTTTTCTGAAAATCATTTTTAATTCTTTGCACTTCTCTATCTATTAAAATTTGAGGTATCTCAAAATTGGTGTTTTCAATTATTCTATCCAAAATCTGGCTTCTTAATTTATTAGAAGCATCTATTTCTTTTTCTTTTTGTATTCCCTCTCTTATGCTTTTTTTAAAATCTTCAACATTTTGGAAATTACCCAAAGTTTTTACAAAAGAATCTGATAACTCTGGTATCTCTAAATTAAAAATTCCTTCAACCTTAACTTTTATTTTCATTTTCCTGCCTGCTAAATCTTTCCTAAAATGATTTTCTGGGAAAGTAACTTCCATTTCTTTTTCTTCACAAAATTTCATACCTTCAATTTGTTTTTCCATATCACCAATTAGTCTGCCTTCTCCCAAAATAAAGGCGTCTTTGCTTTCTTCTTGATTCTCCATTTTTAAAGATATCTCAACATAATCTCCTTTTTCTGCTGCTGATTCAATATTCTTTGCTACTATTTTTGCTCTTGATTTTAACACCCAATCTATTGTCTCTTGCACATCGCTATCTTTTACTTCTACTTTTTCTTTTTTAAACTCGCTTGCTATTTTTTTATAATCAGGAAGTTGTATTTCTGGTAAAACATCTGTTTGAACTTTAAACTCAAAATCATCTCCAAAAGCAAGTTTCAATATTTCTATTTTTGGCTCGCCTATTGCTTTGACTTTTTCATTAATTAAAAAGTAATAATAGTATTTTCTAACACAAACACCTGCTGTTTTTTCAAGCAAAAAATTATCCGATACATTCTTTTTTA encodes:
- the clpP gene encoding ATP-dependent Clp protease proteolytic subunit, giving the protein MYLIPTVIEKTQYGERAYDIYSRLLKERIIFLGGPIDDMVANSVIAQLLYLASRDPKKDIQLYINSPGGLATAGLAIYDTMQFIEAPVSTVCVGMAASAAAFLLAGGAKGKRFALPNSEIMLHQPLGGARGQATEIAIAAQQILKIKRKINELLAKHTGQPVSKIEKDTDRDFYMTPEEAKNYGIIDHILLPKGQINGTKQDSKK
- the tig gene encoding Trigger factor, translated to METNTKKLSDTKIEVSFKVNKDEFEKCVEEVLRNIQKDFEYPGFRKGQVPLDIIKKNVSDNFLLEKTAGVCVRKYYYYFLINEKVKAIGEPKIEILKLAFGDDFEFKVQTDVLPEIQLPDYKKIASEFKKEKVEVKDSDVQETIDWVLKSRAKIVAKNIESAAEKGDYVEISLKMENQEESKDAFILGEGRLIGDMEKQIEGMKFCEEKEMEVTFPENHFRKDLAGRKMKIKVKVEGIFNLEIPELSDSFVKTLGNFQNVEDFKKSIREGIQKEKEIDASNKLRSQILDRIIENTNFEIPQILIDREVQRIKNDFQKTLEQNNMSLEDYLKKFNKTKEQIEKEILDMAKKTIKNYLVLSEIADKENIQASQEEIQKEIESILSKYASVEQAKKDFDEQTLISFAKDRVLQEKVLIFLESLAKDAE